A stretch of the Dichotomicrobium thermohalophilum genome encodes the following:
- a CDS encoding heme lyase CcmF/NrfE family subunit → MITEIGHFALLLALGVAAVQTIVPAWGAHRGNAALMETCVPTAVAQFALVLIAFGALTHAYVISDFSVSNVAYNSHSAKPMIFKITGVWGNHEGSMVLWVLILALFGAGVAVFGRNLPSTLKANTLAVQGSLSLAFLIFIIATSNPFERLNPAPPEGNGLNPILQDVALAFHPPMLYAGYVGFSMAFSFAVAALIEGRIDAAWARWVRPWTLAAWMFLTIGISMGSWWAYYELGWGGWWFWDPVENASFMPWLLGTALLHSAVVMEKREALKVWTILLAILTFGLSLLGTFLVRSGVLTSVHAFANDPDRGIFILAIIGFFMIAALTLYAWRSPLLRQGGVFAPISREGGLVLNNLLLSTACGVVFVGTLYPLALEAVTGEKISVGPPFFNATFIPLMIPLLLAMPYGPFLAWKRGDILGATQRLAVAAGLAFLAGVAAFALTMDGPTLAPIGVALGIWLIFGALSETAFRIKLFQAPLAESWRRARGLPRSSYGAMLAHLGVGVMVLGIVGVSAWASERIAAMKPGETLQFAGTSVTLNEVTPWRGPNFVEEQARFTVSTGSERSFTLTPSKRLYDQPRQSTSEVGIHPFWSGNFYIAIGDKLDDGAYSVRMYFHPLVVLIWIGTGIMFLGGAISLADRRLRIGAPRKSRSPAAAPAPAE, encoded by the coding sequence TTGATCACCGAGATCGGACATTTTGCGCTGCTGCTGGCGCTGGGCGTGGCGGCGGTTCAGACCATCGTGCCCGCCTGGGGCGCGCATCGCGGCAACGCAGCGCTGATGGAGACCTGCGTGCCGACGGCGGTCGCACAGTTTGCGCTCGTCCTGATCGCGTTTGGCGCGCTCACGCATGCCTATGTCATCTCGGACTTCTCGGTCTCCAACGTCGCCTACAACTCCCACTCGGCAAAGCCGATGATCTTCAAGATCACCGGCGTGTGGGGGAACCACGAAGGCTCCATGGTTCTGTGGGTGCTGATCCTGGCGCTGTTCGGCGCGGGCGTGGCTGTGTTCGGGCGCAACCTGCCTTCAACGCTCAAGGCCAACACGCTTGCGGTGCAGGGGTCACTGTCGCTGGCGTTCCTGATCTTCATCATTGCGACGTCCAACCCGTTCGAGCGGCTCAATCCGGCCCCGCCGGAAGGCAACGGACTGAACCCGATCCTTCAAGACGTGGCGCTCGCGTTCCATCCGCCGATGCTCTATGCCGGCTATGTCGGCTTCTCAATGGCGTTTTCCTTCGCCGTCGCCGCGCTGATCGAGGGCCGGATCGACGCCGCCTGGGCGCGCTGGGTGCGCCCGTGGACGCTGGCGGCGTGGATGTTTCTGACCATCGGCATCTCGATGGGGTCGTGGTGGGCCTATTACGAGCTTGGCTGGGGCGGCTGGTGGTTCTGGGACCCGGTGGAGAACGCCTCCTTCATGCCGTGGCTGCTGGGAACGGCGCTGCTGCATTCCGCCGTCGTCATGGAAAAGCGCGAGGCGCTCAAGGTCTGGACGATCCTTCTGGCGATCCTGACCTTTGGCCTGAGCCTGCTGGGAACCTTCCTGGTGCGCTCCGGCGTGCTGACCTCCGTCCATGCCTTCGCGAACGACCCCGATCGCGGCATCTTCATTCTCGCTATCATCGGCTTCTTCATGATCGCCGCGCTGACGCTTTACGCGTGGCGCTCGCCGCTGCTGCGCCAGGGTGGCGTGTTCGCGCCGATCTCGCGCGAGGGCGGCTTGGTGCTGAACAACCTGCTGCTGTCGACCGCCTGCGGCGTCGTGTTTGTCGGCACGCTTTACCCGTTGGCGCTGGAAGCAGTGACCGGCGAGAAGATCTCGGTTGGGCCGCCCTTCTTCAACGCAACGTTCATCCCACTGATGATCCCGCTTCTGCTCGCAATGCCCTACGGCCCGTTCCTGGCATGGAAACGCGGCGACATCCTGGGCGCGACCCAGCGCCTGGCGGTCGCGGCCGGACTGGCGTTCCTGGCGGGTGTCGCGGCCTTTGCACTGACGATGGACGGGCCGACCCTCGCGCCGATCGGGGTGGCGCTGGGCATCTGGCTGATTTTCGGCGCGCTGTCGGAAACGGCTTTCCGGATCAAGCTGTTCCAGGCGCCGCTGGCCGAGAGCTGGCGCCGGGCGCGCGGCCTGCCCCGGTCCAGCTATGGGGCAATGCTGGCGCATCTGGGCGTCGGCGTGATGGTGCTCGGCATCGTCGGCGTGAGCGCATGGGCGAGCGAGCGGATCGCGGCCATGAAGCCGGGTGAAACGCTGCAGTTTGCCGGAACGAGCGTTACGCTGAACGAGGTCACGCCGTGGCGCGGACCAAATTTCGTCGAGGAGCAGGCGCGCTTCACCGTCAGCACAGGCAGTGAGCGCAGCTTCACGCTTACGCCATCAAAGCGCCTGTACGACCAGCCCCGCCAGTCGACCTCCGAGGTTGGCATCCACCCGTTCTGGTCGGGCAACTTCTATATCGCCATTGGCGACAAGCTGGATGACGGGGCCTATTCGGTGCGGATGTATTTCCATCCCCTGGTCGTACTCATCTGGATCGGTACGGGCATCATGTTCCTCGGCGGCGCGATCTCTTTGGCGGATCGGCGCTTGCGTATCGGGGCGCCGCGCAAGAGCCGCAGTCCAGCGGCGGCGCCTGCGCCCGCGGAATGA
- a CDS encoding cytochrome c-type biogenesis protein, giving the protein MLAITLALVLMLPAAAQAVEPDEVLDNPKLEQRAREISKGLRCVVCQNESIDESNADLAKDLRILVRQRLKAGDTNEEVVDYVVARYGEFVLLEPRFAPHTYLLWLAPALLLLFGIMLAYKLFRGRAARVEASAPKPLSEAERQRLNNLLAEGSDDSTGAR; this is encoded by the coding sequence ATTCTGGCAATCACCCTGGCCCTTGTCCTGATGCTTCCCGCCGCCGCTCAAGCGGTGGAGCCGGACGAGGTGCTCGACAACCCCAAGCTGGAGCAGCGTGCCCGCGAGATTTCCAAGGGTCTGCGCTGCGTCGTCTGCCAGAATGAGTCCATCGACGAGTCGAACGCGGATCTCGCCAAGGACCTTCGCATTCTCGTACGCCAACGGCTGAAGGCCGGCGACACCAATGAAGAGGTGGTGGATTACGTCGTTGCGCGCTACGGCGAATTTGTGCTTCTGGAACCCCGCTTTGCGCCGCACACTTATCTGCTCTGGCTGGCGCCGGCGCTTTTGCTGCTTTTCGGGATTATGCTGGCCTACAAGCTGTTCCGGGGGCGGGCCGCGCGGGTCGAGGCGAGCGCGCCCAAGCCTTTGAGCGAGGCCGAGCGCCAACGGCTCAACAACCTGCTCGCCGAAGGGTCGGACGACAGTACCGGCGCGCGATAA
- a CDS encoding bifunctional alpha/beta hydrolase/OsmC family protein: MPANSQKLTFSGSQGTQLAARLDLPAGEPRACALFAHCFTCSKDIFAAARIASELTDRGFAVFRFDFTGLGASEGEFANTNFSSNMADLVHAANFMREQHEAPTLLIGHSLGGAAVLGIAGEIPEVKAVATIGAPADAEHVVQNFGAHLDTIEQEGVAEVALAGRKFTIKKQFLDDVKGHTLTDRIAAMKKALLVFHSPVDNTVGIENAATIFGAAKHPKSFISLDNADHLLSRREDAAYVAEVLSGWASRYLREADDGYRLAYPGKKGVVSVGETGRGKFQQEIVSERHRLLADEPTAYGGLDTGPSPYDLLSMALGACTSMTIRMYADRKKLDLDRVRVDVRHDKVHAEDCDACTDEQKEKGGRIDRFERELFIDGDLTAEQRESLKQIADRCPVHRTLEASSVIETKLSDERS; encoded by the coding sequence ATGCCCGCCAACTCGCAGAAACTCACCTTCTCCGGCTCCCAGGGAACGCAACTCGCCGCCCGGCTCGACCTTCCTGCCGGCGAACCGCGCGCCTGCGCCCTGTTCGCGCACTGCTTCACCTGCTCAAAGGACATATTCGCCGCCGCGCGCATCGCCAGCGAACTGACCGACCGGGGCTTCGCCGTTTTCCGCTTCGACTTCACCGGCCTGGGCGCGAGCGAGGGGGAGTTCGCCAACACCAACTTCTCCTCCAACATGGCCGATCTCGTGCACGCCGCCAACTTCATGCGCGAGCAGCATGAAGCGCCGACCCTGCTGATCGGGCACAGCCTGGGCGGCGCGGCTGTGCTGGGCATTGCCGGCGAGATCCCCGAGGTCAAGGCAGTCGCGACGATCGGCGCGCCGGCCGATGCCGAGCACGTCGTCCAAAACTTCGGGGCGCATCTGGACACCATCGAACAGGAGGGTGTCGCCGAGGTGGCGCTTGCCGGGCGCAAGTTCACCATCAAGAAGCAGTTCCTCGACGACGTGAAGGGTCACACGCTGACGGACCGCATCGCGGCCATGAAGAAGGCTTTGCTGGTCTTCCATTCGCCGGTGGACAACACCGTGGGCATCGAAAACGCTGCGACCATCTTCGGCGCTGCCAAGCACCCCAAGAGCTTCATCTCGCTGGACAACGCCGACCATCTGCTCTCGCGCCGCGAAGACGCGGCTTATGTCGCGGAGGTGCTGAGCGGCTGGGCGTCTCGCTACCTGCGCGAGGCGGATGACGGCTACCGGCTCGCCTATCCCGGCAAGAAGGGCGTCGTCAGCGTCGGCGAGACCGGGCGGGGCAAGTTCCAGCAGGAGATCGTGTCAGAGCGCCACCGTCTGCTGGCGGACGAGCCGACGGCCTATGGCGGCCTCGACACGGGACCGTCGCCCTATGACCTGCTGAGCATGGCGCTGGGTGCTTGCACGTCCATGACGATCCGCATGTATGCCGACCGCAAGAAGCTCGATCTGGACCGGGTCCGCGTGGATGTGCGCCATGACAAGGTCCACGCCGAGGACTGCGATGCCTGCACCGATGAGCAAAAGGAAAAGGGCGGGCGGATCGACCGATTTGAACGCGAACTGTTTATCGACGGCGATCTCACCGCCGAGCAACGAGAAAGCCTGAAGCAGATCGCCGACCGCTGCCCCGTTCACCGCACGCTTGAGGCCTCATCGGTAATCGAGACGAAGCTGTCGGACGAGCGAAGCTAG
- a CDS encoding peptidoglycan-binding domain-containing protein: MGNAAAAVFGEDTRRDVPQSYAHMAGQIGMIYEPDTQTLCSAFCVAPNVVATASHCLFQPRKGRLPNLFDMSFRLEYRDLSLSSGIAGRMAGTPKHSVAVGTTRFGKEPPLSAPKDWALAKLERPICKFGTMNVSPRATDELIEASRERRIFQLSYHWDYTHWKLAYSDRCKIRRSFKGIEWRYIRQHFSGADDLLLHDCDTGGASSGSPILMDTTDGPVVVGLNVGTYTRTRLLLSQGDVVRRQKPDIIANTAVNVRAFAPVIGPLATRTMISTEREVIDLQKELQARNLYTGPIDGIFGRGTRSAIRAYESLRGETMTGLPTRLLLTTLITEGAGAAIEHQNVREWAVKPFD; the protein is encoded by the coding sequence TGCGCACATGGCCGGCCAGATCGGGATGATCTACGAGCCGGATACGCAGACGCTGTGCTCTGCCTTTTGCGTTGCGCCGAACGTCGTCGCCACCGCCTCGCACTGCCTGTTTCAGCCGCGCAAGGGCAGGCTGCCCAATCTCTTCGACATGAGTTTTCGGCTGGAGTATCGCGACCTGTCGCTTTCCTCGGGAATTGCAGGGCGAATGGCTGGCACGCCGAAGCACAGCGTCGCCGTGGGCACCACCCGTTTCGGCAAGGAGCCTCCGCTCTCCGCGCCGAAGGACTGGGCGCTTGCCAAGCTGGAACGTCCCATCTGCAAGTTTGGAACGATGAACGTGTCGCCGCGCGCGACCGACGAACTCATCGAAGCGTCCCGCGAGCGCCGCATCTTCCAGCTCAGTTATCACTGGGACTACACGCACTGGAAGCTCGCCTACAGCGACCGCTGCAAAATCCGGCGCAGCTTCAAGGGTATCGAGTGGCGCTATATCCGCCAGCATTTCTCCGGCGCGGACGACCTGCTGCTGCATGATTGCGATACGGGCGGCGCATCGTCGGGCTCGCCGATACTGATGGACACAACGGATGGACCGGTGGTTGTCGGGCTGAATGTCGGTACGTACACGCGTACCCGGCTGCTGCTAAGCCAGGGTGATGTCGTGCGGCGGCAGAAGCCGGACATCATCGCCAATACGGCGGTGAATGTTCGGGCCTTTGCGCCGGTGATCGGGCCCCTCGCGACGCGGACGATGATCTCCACGGAGCGAGAGGTGATCGACCTGCAGAAGGAGTTGCAGGCGCGGAACCTGTATACCGGGCCGATTGACGGGATTTTCGGGCGCGGAACGCGCAGCGCCATCCGCGCCTATGAGAGCCTGCGCGGCGAGACCATGACCGGCCTGCCGACCCGCCTGCTGCTCACAACGCTCATTACCGAGGGGGCAGGCGCGGCGATCGAGCACCAGAATGTACGCGAATGGGCGGTCAAGCCGTTCGACTGA